In Polyangium spumosum, the DNA window CGCTCGCTGTCTCAGCGACACTGAATAACCCGACGCGATGGCGCCCATCACGCGACACGCACGGAGTGCTGCACGCGCTGCGAGCGAGCGCGCGCACGGCACCGCAGGGGAGCTCGCGCGGGGACACCCTCGCGCACGTTGAGGAAGCCGCCCACCGCCTCACCGTTCTCCCATCGCAGGTGCACGTCCTTGCAGCGGAGCGCGCGGACCTCGTTGGGGCGAAGCCCGGCGTCCGACATCAGGGTGAAGGTCGGTCGATGGGTCTCGCGTGCGTCGTCGAGGATCTTCTGGACCTGATCGTCCGAGGGGATCTCGAGGATGCTCTGCCCGATGGGCTTGAGCTTCGGCAGGTTCGCCGGTCGATCCTCCACGTACCCGCGGCTCTTGGCGAACCGGAGCACGGACCGGAGGACGATCTGCGTGTTGTTGCGCGTCGAGTGGGTCAACTTCCGCCGGGACAGGTCGAGGTCGAGATCCGCCGCGGCCTTCCCATCGACCTTGTGGAGGGGCAACTTGCCGAACCTCGGGAGCAAGGTGCTTCGGAGGACCGACTCGTAGCCCCTCCGGCTCGTGACCTTCAGCTCGGCCACCATGAAGGTCTCGCGGTACTCGGCGACGAGCTCCGCGAAGCTCTTCGTGGCCTTCGCCCCAGCATCGGAGCCGGACGGAGTACCAGCACCGGCAGCGACACCGTTCGCCGACGCCGCCGGCTCATGCGGCTCGCCGTACTGCGCGATGTTGAGCAGGTACCGCTTCTCCTCCGCGCGGGCCGCGGTCCAGGTCTGGACCTCGGCGTCTTTGCGGAAGCGGGCCCGGCTGCCGTCCCGTTTCTTGTACTGGATGTCAATCAACAGACGGGTTTCCCCGTATCGTTCTACTTTGCGGACTGCCATGGTCAGATTCCTTTCCGACCATCCCAGCCACTTTTGCGAGGCTGGGAGTCTAGCATGAGCCGCGCGCTGACGGGTCCGCACCACGCCTCCGAGAACTTCACGCGCCAGATCCGGCCGAACTTGCGTGCTCGCACTCCGTCGATGCTCGCCTCCGTGGCGCCGTCGGAGGCGCGTGTGGCGCGACGCTCGAGCG includes these proteins:
- a CDS encoding tyrosine-type recombinase/integrase, with translation MAVRKVERYGETRLLIDIQYKKRDGSRARFRKDAEVQTWTAARAEEKRYLLNIAQYGEPHEPAASANGVAAGAGTPSGSDAGAKATKSFAELVAEYRETFMVAELKVTSRRGYESVLRSTLLPRFGKLPLHKVDGKAAADLDLDLSRRKLTHSTRNNTQIVLRSVLRFAKSRGYVEDRPANLPKLKPIGQSILEIPSDDQVQKILDDARETHRPTFTLMSDAGLRPNEVRALRCKDVHLRWENGEAVGGFLNVREGVPARAPLRCRARARSQRVQHSVRVA